Proteins encoded in a region of the Alphaproteobacteria bacterium genome:
- a CDS encoding mismatch-specific DNA-glycosylase, producing the protein MSVLPDVLTHDLDVVFCGSAAGTESARQDAYYAGPGNKFWKTLAKVGLTDRPLGPNEYLLLLTYRIGLTDMNKVESGGDAALTKSSDDPNRLRTLITDHSPRFLAFNGKRAAKAYFGRDVKYGRQPEGIGETAVYVLPSTSGAASGHWDFGPWQEFAEHVRQRRVFSRAEPELDSLTPEAREDMRVSLNRRLYHRIGLDLRKKRDESEFASRMTSDAQIRRLKRVAEDTAVAFLDGPAAFLGVATDGLDAVVDDFFTAYPERPVQDNEGGTKFCDSFWIYLLGRSIGPDFIVESGVHRGHSTWLLRQGGPRAEMHCFDVSFRNLVWRDDGAVYHENDWMADGVTAPETANVLAYFDDHISHARRIVEAHARGFRTLLFDDDFPAHHLHATGHPPLPTLAMIADDTLKDGDEITWYRHGTAKSWKVDIATHHAARALIAHYAKTPDLGPLLRMRPQSGIAVVRLKD; encoded by the coding sequence ATGAGCGTCTTACCGGATGTCTTGACCCACGATCTCGACGTCGTGTTCTGCGGATCAGCCGCCGGCACCGAATCGGCACGGCAGGACGCCTACTATGCCGGGCCCGGCAACAAATTCTGGAAGACCCTGGCCAAGGTGGGGTTGACCGACCGGCCCTTGGGACCGAACGAATACCTCCTGTTACTGACCTACCGCATTGGCTTGACCGACATGAACAAGGTCGAGTCCGGGGGCGATGCCGCGCTGACGAAATCGAGCGACGATCCGAATCGCCTGCGGACGCTGATTACCGACCACTCGCCCCGGTTCCTGGCATTTAACGGCAAGCGCGCCGCAAAGGCCTACTTCGGCCGCGACGTGAAGTATGGCCGCCAACCCGAAGGCATTGGCGAGACGGCGGTCTACGTTCTGCCATCCACCTCGGGCGCGGCGTCAGGTCATTGGGACTTCGGTCCGTGGCAGGAATTCGCCGAACACGTCCGCCAGCGCCGCGTCTTTTCCCGGGCGGAACCCGAACTCGACTCGCTGACGCCAGAAGCACGGGAGGACATGCGGGTTTCGTTGAACCGCCGTCTGTACCACCGCATCGGCCTGGATTTGCGCAAAAAGCGCGATGAGAGTGAATTCGCCTCGCGGATGACATCCGATGCGCAAATCCGCCGCCTGAAACGCGTCGCCGAAGACACGGCGGTGGCTTTCCTCGACGGTCCTGCAGCCTTTCTCGGCGTCGCAACGGACGGGCTGGATGCCGTGGTCGACGACTTCTTTACCGCCTATCCGGAACGCCCGGTGCAGGATAACGAGGGCGGCACCAAGTTCTGCGATTCGTTTTGGATCTATCTGTTGGGCCGCTCTATCGGCCCCGACTTCATCGTCGAGAGCGGCGTCCATCGCGGCCACTCCACCTGGCTATTACGGCAAGGTGGCCCGCGCGCGGAAATGCATTGTTTCGACGTGAGTTTTCGAAATCTCGTATGGCGCGACGACGGCGCGGTCTACCACGAGAACGATTGGATGGCGGACGGCGTGACCGCGCCCGAGACCGCTAATGTCCTGGCCTATTTCGACGACCATATCAGCCACGCCCGGCGTATCGTCGAAGCCCATGCCCGTGGATTTCGCACGCTGCTGTTCGACGACGATTTTCCGGCGCACCACCTCCACGCGACCGGCCATCCACCCTTGCCTACCCTAGCCATGATCGCCGACGACACCTTGAAGGATGGCGATGAGATCACCTGGTACCGCCATGGCACGGCGAAATCCTGGAAGGTGGATATCGCGACGCACCACGCCGCGCGCGCGCTGATCGCGCATTACGCGAAGACGCCCGACCTCGGCCCACTGCTGCGGATGCGGCCTCAGTCGGGAATCGCGGTCGTTCGGCTCAAGGACTAG